A region of Amyelois transitella isolate CPQ chromosome 19, ilAmyTran1.1, whole genome shotgun sequence DNA encodes the following proteins:
- the LOC106132626 gene encoding ctenidin-1, protein MSENLHFRSGFATMNTITSLCFLVCACLAFTTALPVDQQAAAPIVVAEETLEPQESAWGGYGRYGGGYGGYYGGGYGGGFGGYRRFGGFGGGAAIGVVKFGGIGYGGGLGYGGFRGGYGGFGGGYGGGFYG, encoded by the exons ATGAGCGAAAACCTACACTTTAGATCAGGATTCGCCACAATGAACACT ATCACAAGCCTCTGTTTCCTCGTATGCGCCTGTTTGGCGTTCACCACTGCTTTGCCCGTCGACCAACAAGCGGCAGCACCCATTGTTGTTGCTGAAGAAACCCTGGAACCTCAGGAGTCTGCTTGGGGCGGCTACGGACGATACGGTGGCGGATATGGCGGATATTATGGGGGAGGTTATGGCGGAGGTTTTGGCGGATATCGGAGGTTCGGCGGCTTTGGAGGCGGAGCTGCCATCGGGGTCGTCAAATTTGGCGGGATTGGATATGGCGGAGGACTGGGATATGGCGGTTTCCGTGGCGGATATGGCGGATTCGGTGGAGGATACGGTGGCGGTTTCTATGGTTGA